The Lytechinus pictus isolate F3 Inbred chromosome 10, Lp3.0, whole genome shotgun sequence genome includes a window with the following:
- the LOC129270320 gene encoding histamine H2 receptor-like, producing MSLPLGVEIFLTAVLSIIICVAIIGNSMVCLAISRSRTLRSQVANVFIVNLAITDLGCASLVMPFSLVSVWFDHWVFGGFLCDIACFFNYCFIIVSMLSLALISVDRHIYVVHPFRYQALMTHRRAIMLVLCTWLVGFIFAAAPPIMRWVIFDNAEIICAVNWESDHRQILAYTTSAFVICFASPIMVMLYCYVGIYKVAKEHAKRIAPPQIVRRICETEPPQEAAECREQSPDLTSVELNEHEPNYTQQDIQTNGKTSTLASQNTKKQSTLKPKSQGFYSNKAIRSILAMILAYIICNTPFSLTKLIKVIKISNEAVPFYINTAASWFGFINPCCNPIIYSILREDFRNAFIRLLPRTIGKRFQKDPEGQSMRSQIIRNSQRFATGIRANVTVNIINPSPSKRSSPALIENPLHYDDDYNENMNVNHAMEATIDDVDDDHQTRYEQKNDAIEPDGTIVIKSAPLVTGESSRCSDDEGYTGSQNTSNRQSEDSYASSFSWRRSSFVEMHNAKLYDSSSLTTTVSV from the exons ATGAGCCTGCCTCTAGGGGTCGAGATTTTTCTGACTGCAGTCCTTAGTATTATCATCTGTGTAGCCATCATTGGTAACTCAATGGTGTGTTTAGCTATCTCCAGGTCCAGAACACTACGTTCACAG GTAGCCAATGTCTTCATCGTCAATCTGGCTATCACAGATCTTGGGTGTGCAAGCCTGGTGATGCCTTTCTCGTTGGTGTCTGTTTGGTTCGATCACTGGGTCTTTGGTGGTTTCCTCTGCGACATCGCATGTTTCTTCAATTACTGCTTCATCATCGTCTCCATGCTTAGCCTCGCCCTTATCAGTGTCGATCGCCACATCTACGTCGTCCATCCCTTCAGGTACCAAGCCTTGATGACACACCGTCGCGCCATCATGCTCGTCCTTTGCACATGGTTGGTCGGGTTCATCTTCGCTGCGGCACCTCCGATCATGCGATGGGTCATCTTCGATAACGCCGAGATCATCTGCGCTGTCAACTGGGAGAGCGATCACAGACAGATCCTAGCGTACACCACATCTGCCTTTGTCATATGCTTCGCATCTCCGATAATGGTGATGCTCTACTGCTACGTTGGCATCTACAAAGTGGCAAAGGAACACGCCAAGAGGATCGCACCACCACAGATTGTTAGACGCATCTGCGAGACAGAACCGCCACAAGAAGCAGCAGAGTGCCGAGAACAATCACCAGATCTTACATCAGTCGAGTTGAATGAACATGAACCCAACTATACACAGCAGGATATACAAACCAACGGGAAAACGTCCACGTTGGCTTCTCAAAACACAAAGAAGCAGAGTACATTAAAACCAAAGAGTCAAGGTTTCTATTCTAATAAAGCTATCAGATCTATCTTGGCGATGATCTTAGCTTACATCATCTGTAACACTCCATTTTCGCTCACCAAACTCATTAAAGTTATAAAGATCAGCAACGAAGCTGTTCCCTTTTATATCAACACGGCCGCATCCTGGTTTGGTTTTATCAATCCATGCTGTAACCCTATAATTTACTCCATACTTAGAGAAGACTTCCGCAATGCTTTCATCAGACTTCTACCGAGAACGATCGGCAAGCGATTCCAGAAAGATCCCGAAGGCCAGTCTATGCGCTCTCAAATCATTAGGAACTCACAAAGGTTTGCAACGGGCATCAGGGCCAACGTCACTGTCAATATCATTAATCCTAGCCCATCGAAAAGATCGTCACCCGCGCTCATTGAAAATCCGCTCCATTACGACGACGACTACAACGAAAATATGAATGTGAACCACGCGATGGAGGCGACCATTGACGATGTCGATGATGACCATCAGACGAGGTACGAACAGAAGAACGACGCCATCGAGCCTGATGGTACTATTGTGATTAAGAGCGCGCCGCTGGTTACAGGGGAATCTTCACGATGCAGCGATGACGAGGGATACACTGGCTCACAGAATACAAGCAACAGACAGTCAGAAGATTCATATGCGTCCTCATTTTCTTGGAGACGATCGTCTTTCGTTGAGATGCATAATGCCAAACTTTATGATTCATCTTCGTTAACAACTACCGTATCAGTATGA
- the LOC129269251 gene encoding uncharacterized protein LOC129269251: MAGVDFCEDSLSDDIQGELEVLRSIYQGDGEFAMETGCHGDNTKSNYVCEVIIKPSDMPLGLSFSLPGTYPQISPRIEMVSLPESISQDNIAVLLVYLYQIAKENAGIPHLYSVVEGAKQWIRDHLEDLHLDSSSTCSESDWGSIADSDTRDKEKKKEMKKNKGKKQDDTPQFGRDTKKPPMKTATDVISRIQWDKQLNPEHFIVGYLDRFIGVVEQPFLAFYWGDIAEVDHLTLAIPRHRIQYFKYKDEVVWDKRIRLDNVFGSLGSGLTVVDVVQRYAKENDTERNGGSEKEVNDLADVEVDDDRERMAMKDGRIQRRRIDKSRPNYFIAIQITNEDIKTGVKQIQDHMTSMDPLVSSYLTSLSHLHVTLCMLQLASKAQINTALSVLKTIQPELASMLLPVTMMRFQGVDSFHDRIIYSPTEADNALEKMTHFLRTSLSKAGLSLIGTRDEFVPHLTIMKMAREEANGHPIFTSDLKSIFSEVHLGTQVVDAIHLCSIDDKPAHDRFYYSLAKVDLNE; the protein is encoded by the exons ATGGCAGGAGTTGACTTCTGTGAGGACTCACTGTCTGATGATATACAGGGAGAATTAGAAGTCTTGAGATCGATCTATCAAGGAGATGGAGAGTTTGCCATGGAAACAGGTTGCCATGGTGACAACACTAAATCAAACTATGTATGTGAGGTCATCATAAAACCATCTGACATGCCGCTAGGATTAAGTTTCTCATTACCAG gaacGTACCCACAGATCAGCCCTCGGATTGAGATGGTTTCCCTGCCTGAATCCATCTCACAAGATAATATTGCTGTCCTCCTGGTTTACCTCTATCAGATTGCCAAAGAGAATGCTGGGATACCTCACCTTTATTCAGTGGTTGAGGGCGCCAAACAGTGGATTAGGGATCACCTTGAAGACCTTCACCTTGACTCTTCTTCAACTTGTTCAG AAAGTGATTGGGGCAGCATAGCTGACTCTGACACCAGAgataaggagaagaagaaagaaatgaagaagaataaagGCAAGAAGCAGGATGATACTCCTCAGTTTGGGCGGGACACTAAGAAACCTCCCATGAAGACTGCTACTGATGTCATCTCTCGTATTCAGTGGGACAAACAATTGAACCCAGAGCACTTCATAGTCGGTTACCTTGACCGTTTCATCGGGGTCGTGGAGCAGCCGTTCCTGGCATTCTATTGGGGAGACATCGCTGAAGTGGACCATCTGACCCTAGCCATCCCCCGGCATCGCATTCAGTATTTCAAGTACAAAGACGAGGTGGTGTGGGATAAGAGAATACGGCTGGACAATGTGTTTGGATCGCTAGGAAGCGGACTCACGGTGGTGGATGTGGTGCAGAGGTATGCCAAGGAGAATGACACGGAGCGGAATGGTGGAAGTGAAAAGGAGGTGAATGACCTGGCAGATGTAGAAGTGGATGATGATAGAGAGAGGATGGCCATGAAGGATGGGAGAATTCAGAGAAGGAGAATAGATAAATCACGGCCTAACTATTTCATAGCAATACAGATTACTAATGAGGATATCAAGACTGGGGTGAAACAGATCCAGGATCACATGACCAGTATGGATCCTCTTGTTTCATCATACCTAACTTCTCTCTCACATCTTCATGTCACACTCTGTATGCTCCAACTTGCCTCAAAGGCACAGATAAACACCGCCCTCTCTGTTCTGAAAACCATCCAACCCGAACTCGCATCGATGCTTCTTCCCGTCACTATGATGAGGTTCCAGGGAGTTGACTCGTTCCATGATCGCATCATATATTCCCCAACGGAGGCAGATAATGCTCTTGAGAAAATGACACATTTCTTGCGAACGTCGCTCTCCAAAGCTGGCCTGAGCTTAATAGGAACTCGAGATGAGTTTGTCCCCCATCTCACCATCATGAAAATGGCTCGTGAAGAAGCAAATGGTCAtcccatttttacctctgaccTAAAATCTATATTTTCTGAGGTGCACCTAGGAACTCAGGTTGTTGATGCTATCCATTTGTGTTCCATTGATGATAAACCAGCTCATGATAGATTCTACTATTCATTAGCcaaggttgatttgaatgagtAG